A single genomic interval of Zobellia nedashkovskayae harbors:
- the trhO gene encoding oxygen-dependent tRNA uridine(34) hydroxylase TrhO codes for MQLYNNLSAKERAALIEEAGQERLTISFYKYAQIGNPELLRNHLFINWNELDVLGRIYVANEGINAQLSIPAENFELFKAHLDSITFLENVRLNIAIEQDNLSFLKLKVKVRKKIVADGLVDETFDVTNKGIHVGAEKFNELIDDPDTILVDMRNHYESEIGHFKNAITPDVDTFRDSLDIIEKDLADHKEDKKLVMYCTGGIRCEKASAYYKHKGFKQVYQLEGGIIDYTRQVENKKLENKFLGKNFVFDHRRSERITDDVIANCHQCGNPCDNHVNCANEACHLLFIQCEECAEKMNDCCSDSCKEVHELPFEEQKKLRKGKGASNKIFKKGRSEVLKFKN; via the coding sequence ATGCAACTGTACAATAACTTAAGTGCAAAAGAAAGAGCGGCTCTTATTGAAGAAGCCGGGCAAGAACGTTTGACCATCTCTTTCTACAAATATGCACAGATTGGCAATCCTGAACTATTAAGAAATCACCTTTTCATTAATTGGAACGAACTAGACGTTCTTGGGCGTATCTATGTGGCTAATGAAGGTATAAACGCCCAATTATCTATTCCTGCGGAGAATTTTGAACTGTTTAAGGCTCATTTGGACAGCATCACCTTTTTAGAAAATGTACGATTGAATATAGCCATAGAGCAGGATAATCTTTCCTTTTTGAAACTGAAGGTTAAGGTTAGAAAAAAGATTGTTGCAGATGGCCTGGTAGATGAAACTTTTGATGTTACAAACAAAGGAATTCACGTTGGTGCTGAAAAATTTAATGAACTAATTGATGACCCAGATACCATTTTGGTAGATATGCGTAATCATTACGAGAGTGAAATTGGTCATTTTAAGAATGCCATAACTCCGGATGTAGATACGTTTAGAGATTCGCTAGATATTATAGAAAAAGACCTCGCAGACCATAAGGAAGATAAAAAACTGGTAATGTACTGCACCGGTGGAATACGTTGCGAAAAAGCAAGTGCCTATTACAAGCACAAAGGTTTTAAACAAGTCTATCAATTAGAGGGCGGAATAATTGATTATACCCGCCAAGTAGAGAACAAAAAACTGGAAAATAAATTTCTAGGTAAAAACTTTGTCTTTGACCACCGCCGTAGTGAGCGGATTACAGATGACGTTATTGCGAATTGTCACCAATGTGGGAATCCTTGCGATAACCACGTAAACTGCGCCAATGAAGCTTGTCATCTTTTGTTTATTCAATGTGAGGAATGTGCTGAAAAAATGAATGACTGCTGTTCGGACTCATGTAAAGAAGTGCATGAATTGCCTTTTGAAGAGCAGAAAAAATTACGCAAGGGTAAAGGGGCCAGTAACAAAATCTTCAAAAAGGGGAGGTCAGAAGTACTTAAGTTTAAAAACTAA
- a CDS encoding RNA polymerase sigma factor: MGLEELINNCKKGNRQAQEQLYRDYSRILFGICLKYSRNKTEAEDNLHDSFMVIYKKVDQFKFKGSFEGWLKRITVNTVLQKYRKEEPLSLVTENTEEAEPEVDGDYEHVNLDTLLKHIQELPDKYRLTFNLYVLDGYTHKEISELLGTTQGTSKSNLARARKLLREKIEITKNKAIIGLLIFFLLGFCV; the protein is encoded by the coding sequence TTGGGTCTAGAAGAACTCATAAATAACTGTAAGAAGGGCAACAGACAGGCACAAGAACAATTGTACCGGGATTATTCCCGAATATTGTTTGGTATCTGCCTGAAGTATTCGCGCAACAAAACAGAGGCCGAAGACAACCTACATGACAGTTTTATGGTCATCTATAAAAAAGTTGATCAATTTAAGTTTAAAGGTTCTTTTGAAGGATGGCTTAAACGTATTACCGTGAATACGGTTCTTCAAAAGTATCGCAAAGAGGAGCCACTTAGTTTGGTGACAGAAAATACGGAAGAGGCAGAACCGGAGGTAGACGGAGATTATGAACACGTAAATTTAGACACTTTACTGAAGCACATTCAAGAACTGCCGGATAAGTATCGCCTAACATTCAATCTTTATGTTCTTGACGGATATACCCATAAAGAAATCAGTGAGCTTTTAGGCACCACACAAGGCACATCAAAAAGTAACCTGGCCCGTGCCCGAAAACTTTTAAGAGAAAAAATAGAAATTACAAAGAATAAAGCCATCATTGGTCTACTCATCTTCTTTTTATTAGGATTTTGCGTTTAG
- a CDS encoding outer membrane beta-barrel protein gives MSKKNIDNLFQEKFRDFEEIPDEKVWNGIEASLDKKKKKRVIPIWWTLGGAAAALVIALVAFYPFSKNDVAPNIISNTEKVNTTKDDSLKNTNESIIKPAENIDEAVVISSKADNVANTTTNSYQEKKEDRNSNALSAEAAKKDAKNKSGHTPAFKTAQDTELAQVDKIEDAVNAKTDTKNSDKVDYAFGSEKNQKALISSDDSRSNDDFNSSKNNPAEAASIASKENSSNNQKANTDDFENSTSKRNIVDNPDIISESVVTENTLEPEEKKETEKKSIFDENETEEEIINADKSGRWSAGPNIAPVYYNALGEGSPVNSIFNENSKSGNTNLSYGLTVAYAINKKLSIRSGLNKVDYGYDTNGVGFSSTLQEASTEKIQNIDYTSTAKNIVVTSQSGNFSSSPTSDSMFAFEISNASSSQRDGTMAQQFDYLEVPLELDYALIDRKFGLNILGGISSLFLIDNSVTLTSGELTTEIGEANNVNSVNFSTNIGFGVNYKFTPKIRFNVEPVFKYQLNTFSDVSGDFRPFSIGVYSGLNFKF, from the coding sequence ATGAGTAAGAAAAATATAGATAATTTGTTCCAAGAGAAGTTTCGCGACTTCGAGGAAATTCCGGACGAAAAGGTCTGGAACGGCATTGAGGCCTCTTTGGATAAAAAGAAAAAGAAAAGGGTCATTCCTATCTGGTGGACATTAGGTGGCGCAGCGGCAGCTTTGGTTATTGCTCTTGTTGCATTCTACCCTTTTTCAAAAAATGACGTAGCTCCAAATATTATATCTAACACCGAAAAGGTTAATACCACTAAGGATGACTCGTTAAAAAATACCAATGAGTCTATTATAAAGCCAGCTGAAAATATAGATGAAGCAGTTGTAATTAGTTCCAAAGCAGACAATGTTGCTAATACGACTACTAACTCTTATCAAGAGAAAAAAGAAGATAGGAATTCTAATGCCTTAAGTGCGGAGGCAGCCAAAAAAGATGCTAAAAATAAGAGTGGCCATACTCCAGCTTTTAAAACGGCTCAAGACACTGAGCTTGCTCAAGTCGACAAAATAGAAGATGCGGTAAACGCAAAAACCGACACCAAAAATTCAGATAAAGTCGATTATGCTTTTGGGTCTGAAAAAAATCAAAAAGCCCTTATCTCATCAGACGATTCTCGGTCAAATGATGATTTTAATTCATCTAAAAATAATCCAGCTGAAGCGGCAAGTATTGCATCAAAAGAGAACAGTTCTAACAACCAAAAAGCTAATACAGATGATTTTGAAAATTCGACTAGCAAAAGGAATATAGTCGATAACCCTGATATAATAAGTGAATCTGTGGTTACGGAAAACACCTTAGAACCAGAAGAAAAAAAGGAGACAGAAAAGAAATCTATTTTTGATGAAAATGAAACTGAGGAAGAAATTATAAACGCAGATAAAAGTGGGCGTTGGTCTGCAGGACCCAATATTGCTCCGGTTTACTACAATGCCCTTGGTGAAGGATCACCGGTTAATTCCATCTTTAACGAAAACTCAAAGTCCGGTAATACCAACCTCAGCTACGGGCTTACTGTTGCCTATGCAATAAATAAAAAATTAAGCATCCGATCAGGGCTGAATAAAGTAGATTACGGGTATGATACTAATGGCGTGGGTTTTTCATCTACCCTACAAGAAGCTTCTACCGAAAAAATACAAAATATAGACTATACTAGTACCGCCAAAAACATAGTGGTTACCAGCCAAAGCGGTAATTTTAGTAGTTCACCAACTTCTGATTCTATGTTCGCTTTTGAGATATCTAATGCTAGTAGCTCGCAGAGAGACGGAACTATGGCACAGCAATTTGACTATCTAGAAGTGCCATTAGAGCTAGATTATGCTTTAATAGACCGTAAGTTTGGATTAAATATCCTTGGCGGAATTAGTTCGCTCTTCTTAATTGACAATTCTGTAACTCTCACTTCTGGTGAATTAACTACGGAAATAGGTGAGGCAAACAACGTGAACTCTGTTAACTTTAGTACGAACATTGGTTTTGGGGTTAATTATAAATTTACACCCAAGATTCGCTTCAACGTAGAACCCGTTTTTAAATATCAACTAAATACCTTTTCAGATGTATCGGGCGATTTTAGACCGTTTTCAATTGGGGTGTATAGCGGTCTTAATTTCAAATTCTAA
- a CDS encoding lysophospholipid acyltransferase family protein → MPRLLKKIGYTLYRIWFYILVALPILLFFPFLLISTLSEKWYPQFFWMARNLWATPILYGMGCPPKVFWEQNIEKRKSYMLVANHTSMLDIMLMLYISKNPFVFVGKKELAKIPLFGFFFKRVCIMVDRSDAKSRTAVYRRAQKRLAQGLSICIFPEGGVPDDESIVLDSFKDGAFRMAIAHKIPVVPITFYDNKKRFSFSFFSGGPGRIRAKVHKFFKTESLSEPDKVNLRENVRAVILKELQTR, encoded by the coding sequence ATGCCCAGACTACTTAAAAAAATAGGCTACACCTTGTACCGTATTTGGTTCTATATTTTGGTTGCCTTGCCCATCCTATTATTTTTTCCGTTTTTATTGATTAGTACTTTGTCCGAAAAGTGGTATCCCCAATTTTTTTGGATGGCTAGAAACCTCTGGGCTACACCTATTTTATATGGTATGGGCTGCCCGCCAAAAGTATTTTGGGAGCAAAATATAGAAAAGAGAAAAAGCTACATGCTTGTGGCGAATCACACTAGTATGTTAGATATTATGCTGATGCTCTACATTAGCAAAAACCCTTTTGTTTTTGTGGGGAAGAAAGAATTGGCTAAAATCCCTCTTTTTGGATTTTTCTTTAAACGGGTCTGTATTATGGTGGATCGTAGTGATGCCAAAAGCAGAACGGCAGTTTATAGACGAGCCCAAAAACGGTTGGCTCAAGGTTTAAGTATCTGTATTTTTCCTGAAGGGGGCGTTCCTGATGATGAAAGTATTGTTTTGGATTCTTTTAAAGATGGTGCTTTTAGAATGGCCATAGCTCATAAAATACCGGTCGTTCCAATTACGTTCTATGATAATAAAAAGCGATTCTCTTTTTCTTTTTTTAGCGGTGGCCCGGGCCGAATTCGAGCTAAGGTGCATAAGTTTTTCAAAACTGAAAGTCTTTCCGAACCCGATAAGGTTAACCTGAGAGAAAACGTTAGAGCTGTTATTCTGAAAGAACTTCAAACAAGATAA
- the recA gene encoding recombinase RecA — translation MSSEKDAKLKALKLTLDKLDKTYGKGAVMKMGDSVVQDVEVIPSGSLGLDIALGVGGYPRGRVIEIYGPESSGKTTLTLHAMAEAQKNGGIAAFIDAEHAFDRFYAQKLGVDIDNLIISQPDNGEQALEIADNLIRSGAIDIVVIDSVAALTPKSEIEGEMGDSKMGLHARLMSQALRKLTGSISKTNCTVIFINQLREKIGVMFGNPETTTGGNALKFYASVRLDIRRSTQIKDTDGNVQGNKTRVKVVKNKVAPPFRTTEFDIMYGEGISKVGEIIDLGVEYEIIKKSGSWFSYGDTKLGQGRDAVKSLLLDNPELFEELDGKIRAAIKALKDA, via the coding sequence ATGAGCTCGGAAAAAGATGCAAAACTCAAGGCCCTTAAGTTGACCTTGGATAAATTGGACAAGACTTACGGAAAAGGTGCCGTAATGAAAATGGGAGATAGTGTGGTTCAAGATGTTGAAGTCATTCCTTCCGGTTCATTAGGCCTAGATATAGCCTTAGGAGTTGGCGGCTACCCACGTGGCAGAGTCATTGAAATATATGGTCCAGAATCATCTGGTAAGACCACTTTAACGCTACATGCCATGGCGGAAGCTCAAAAAAATGGGGGTATTGCTGCGTTTATTGATGCAGAGCATGCTTTTGACCGTTTTTATGCGCAAAAGCTTGGTGTAGATATAGACAACCTTATTATTTCTCAACCAGATAATGGTGAACAAGCATTAGAAATAGCCGATAACCTTATCCGTTCAGGAGCTATTGATATTGTTGTGATTGACTCCGTTGCTGCTTTAACTCCAAAGAGTGAGATTGAAGGCGAAATGGGAGACTCTAAAATGGGACTTCACGCAAGGTTGATGTCGCAAGCACTTCGTAAACTTACTGGGTCTATTAGCAAAACCAACTGTACGGTTATTTTCATTAACCAATTACGTGAGAAAATTGGTGTAATGTTCGGAAACCCTGAAACTACTACTGGTGGAAACGCATTAAAATTTTACGCATCAGTACGACTTGATATTCGTAGATCTACACAAATTAAGGATACAGACGGTAATGTTCAAGGTAACAAAACACGTGTAAAAGTGGTAAAGAACAAAGTAGCTCCGCCATTTAGAACTACTGAGTTTGATATCATGTACGGCGAAGGAATTTCTAAAGTTGGTGAGATCATTGATCTTGGTGTAGAGTATGAAATAATCAAGAAAAGTGGTTCATGGTTCAGTTATGGCGATACTAAATTAGGACAAGGTCGTGATGCAGTTAAATCTTTGTTACTAGATAATCCAGAACTTTTTGAAGAATTAGATGGGAAAATAAGAGCTGCTATAAAAGCCCTTAAAGACGCATAA
- the dprA gene encoding DNA-processing protein DprA codes for MTTDELLAILRLQGAPKIGDVTIKKLIGHCGSASAVFKEKRQNLLKIDGIGTHALRGLYDGEHQESAEQEYEYIKKNGIGFSYFMDDDYPAYLKHCIDSPVLLYKRGNIDLEGRKVISIVGTRNITSYGTAFCEKFIEDIAPLNPIIISGFAYGVDITAQKAAVKHDLQTIGCLAHGLNQIYPKVHNKYVQDVEKNGGFYTEFRSTSNPDRANFLKRNRIIAGMSEATVVIESAEKGGSLVTADIANSYNRDVFAVPGRAQDKYSSGCNNLIKQQKAHMMTSAADLVYLLGWDIAEKETKTIQKQLFVELEPAEQSIYDYLQKNGKQLLDSVALECKLPVFKVSSTLLNMEMKGVIRPLPGKLFEAI; via the coding sequence ATGACTACAGATGAATTGCTTGCGATTTTACGATTACAAGGTGCTCCAAAAATTGGAGATGTAACAATTAAGAAACTTATTGGGCATTGTGGAAGTGCCAGTGCTGTCTTTAAAGAAAAAAGACAAAACCTTTTAAAAATTGACGGTATAGGAACGCATGCTTTAAGAGGTTTGTATGATGGAGAACATCAGGAATCTGCCGAACAGGAATATGAATACATAAAAAAGAACGGTATTGGTTTTTCTTATTTTATGGATGACGATTATCCGGCTTACTTAAAACATTGTATTGATAGTCCGGTGTTACTTTATAAAAGGGGTAACATTGATTTAGAAGGGCGTAAAGTTATCAGTATTGTAGGAACACGTAATATAACCAGTTATGGTACGGCGTTTTGCGAGAAGTTCATAGAAGACATAGCCCCATTAAACCCTATTATAATAAGTGGTTTTGCCTATGGTGTTGATATTACTGCTCAAAAGGCAGCCGTTAAGCATGATTTGCAAACTATAGGTTGTTTGGCGCATGGACTCAATCAGATATATCCTAAGGTGCACAACAAGTATGTTCAGGATGTAGAAAAAAATGGTGGATTTTATACGGAGTTTAGAAGTACCAGTAATCCAGATCGTGCTAATTTTTTAAAACGGAACAGGATTATTGCCGGTATGAGCGAAGCTACGGTGGTTATAGAGTCTGCCGAAAAAGGAGGTAGCTTGGTTACCGCTGATATCGCGAATAGTTATAACCGAGATGTGTTTGCCGTACCGGGAAGAGCACAAGATAAATATAGTTCTGGTTGTAATAATCTTATAAAACAGCAAAAGGCACATATGATGACGTCCGCTGCAGATTTGGTGTATTTGTTAGGATGGGACATTGCCGAGAAAGAAACTAAAACAATTCAAAAACAACTCTTTGTAGAGCTTGAACCTGCAGAGCAATCCATTTATGATTATTTACAGAAAAATGGGAAGCAATTGTTGGATAGTGTGGCCTTGGAATGTAAGCTACCTGTATTCAAAGTATCTTCTACACTTTTGAATATGGAAATGAAAGGTGTCATACGTCCCCTACCCGGAAAACTCTTCGAAGCTATTTAA
- a CDS encoding YeiH family protein has product MKDRIAKVVFLGIALFVFSGWVNSPTALLLGFGFTLFFDNPFKDHCHKAIHSFLKIAVVGLGFGMFLKETLETSKEGFTLTFLSIILTVSLGFLLTRFLKLDTKLGHLITSGTSVCGGSAIAAISPVINAKSRVISIALAVVFLLNSVALFVFPAVGHYLNLTQHQFGLWCAVAIHDTSSVVGAAIGYGDEALRIATTVKLSRMLWIIPLSLLSMFVFKTKSEKVKMPYFILLFIGAIIINSYHLIPAPATSFLVSSSKHLLILTLFLVGSTISLRDLKQTGVKPMVLAVLLWVFISVLSLTYILY; this is encoded by the coding sequence ATGAAAGATAGAATAGCAAAAGTGGTGTTTTTAGGTATTGCTCTTTTCGTTTTTAGCGGATGGGTCAATAGCCCTACTGCCTTGCTACTTGGTTTTGGATTTACTTTATTCTTTGACAATCCTTTTAAAGACCATTGTCATAAAGCTATTCATTCATTTCTTAAAATAGCAGTAGTGGGTCTTGGTTTTGGTATGTTCCTAAAAGAAACGTTGGAAACCAGCAAAGAAGGATTTACCTTAACTTTTCTCTCTATTATATTAACTGTAAGCCTTGGGTTTTTACTAACTAGATTTTTAAAATTAGACACTAAGTTAGGGCATCTTATTACTTCCGGAACTTCGGTTTGTGGTGGTAGTGCTATTGCAGCTATTTCGCCTGTAATAAATGCTAAGAGTAGGGTCATTAGCATTGCGTTGGCCGTTGTTTTTCTTCTAAACTCCGTAGCCTTGTTTGTTTTTCCGGCAGTTGGGCATTACCTCAACTTAACCCAACATCAATTTGGTCTTTGGTGTGCGGTTGCTATTCATGATACAAGTTCTGTAGTTGGTGCGGCAATTGGTTATGGCGATGAAGCTTTGCGGATTGCAACAACCGTAAAATTATCTAGAATGCTTTGGATAATACCTTTATCCTTACTTTCTATGTTTGTTTTTAAAACGAAAAGCGAAAAAGTAAAAATGCCTTATTTCATTCTTCTTTTTATAGGGGCCATCATCATAAACAGCTATCATCTCATACCAGCCCCAGCAACTAGTTTTTTAGTATCTAGCTCTAAGCACTTGCTAATACTTACTTTGTTTCTTGTGGGTTCTACCATCTCCTTACGAGACTTAAAACAAACAGGTGTAAAGCCCATGGTTCTGGCGGTTTTACTTTGGGTTTTTATATCCGTCCTTTCCTTAACGTATATTCTATATTAG
- a CDS encoding LysR family transcriptional regulator has protein sequence MKQKLQIFKAVALHSSFTKAAEQLFISQPAVSKAIRSIEDEYKTTFFLRKRNSIELTEDGKAFLVYTNRILEIHAEIENQFLHQKEHIPDSIHFGASTTLVNHIVPKIIAKFRTQHPHTNFDIKSGNSEEIEESILNQQLDFGITEGSNTNRKLHYKKFIKDEIVLVTSVKNHAFKQSTISTETLQKLPMIEREMGSGTREIIYEFIKEYQIKKLNNIVTLNSTEAIKNYLNHSDTFALLSIHAINEDLVANKLKIIDIKNVTIERWFYFVSRTGYQSNVMDYFEKFARNNYNF, from the coding sequence ATGAAACAGAAACTTCAAATTTTTAAGGCGGTAGCATTGCACTCTAGCTTTACAAAGGCAGCTGAACAGTTATTTATTTCGCAACCTGCCGTTTCTAAAGCCATCCGTAGTATTGAAGATGAATATAAAACTACATTTTTTCTTCGGAAACGTAATTCTATTGAACTTACAGAAGATGGCAAAGCGTTCTTAGTATATACCAATAGAATATTAGAAATCCATGCCGAAATAGAGAATCAATTTCTACATCAAAAAGAACATATTCCAGATTCAATCCATTTTGGGGCCAGTACCACATTAGTCAATCATATCGTTCCAAAGATTATTGCCAAGTTTAGAACGCAACATCCGCATACCAATTTTGATATTAAAAGTGGTAATTCAGAAGAAATAGAAGAGTCTATACTGAACCAACAATTAGACTTTGGTATTACCGAAGGAAGCAATACCAACCGCAAACTGCATTATAAAAAGTTTATAAAAGACGAAATTGTATTGGTTACCAGTGTCAAGAACCATGCGTTCAAACAAAGTACCATAAGCACAGAAACGCTTCAAAAACTACCCATGATCGAGAGAGAAATGGGTTCGGGAACCAGAGAAATCATATATGAGTTTATAAAAGAATATCAGATTAAAAAACTGAACAATATAGTAACCCTGAACAGCACGGAGGCCATTAAAAACTACCTTAACCATTCAGATACTTTTGCGTTGCTCTCAATTCACGCCATTAATGAAGACCTCGTTGCCAACAAACTTAAAATTATAGACATTAAGAATGTGACCATTGAACGCTGGTTTTATTTTGTATCAAGAACTGGTTACCAGTCCAATGTAATGGACTACTTTGAAAAATTCGCCAGAAACAACTATAACTTTTAG
- the trpS gene encoding tryptophan--tRNA ligase: protein MARILTGIQSTGTPHLGNILGAIMPAIEMAQDPKNESFLFIADMHSLTQIKNAEELRRNTYSIAATWLAFGLDIEKTVFYRQSDVPQATELSWYLSCFFPFQRLTLAHGFKDKADRLDDVNAGLFTYPMLMAADILLYDANIVPVGKDQMQHLEMTRDVASRFHNQMGETFVIPEVKVQENTMYIPGTDGEKMSKSRGNLINLFQTDKKLRKQIMGIQTDSTPMEEPKDPTNDNVFALYKILAAQEQIEEMSANYLAGNYGYGHAKQALYEVIVNKFGDAREKYDYYMNNTKEIDDALAIGAEKAHKVADGVLQRVRAKLGY, encoded by the coding sequence ATGGCAAGAATATTAACAGGAATACAAAGTACAGGCACACCACATTTAGGAAATATTTTAGGTGCAATCATGCCAGCAATAGAAATGGCGCAAGACCCAAAGAACGAATCGTTTTTGTTCATTGCGGATATGCATTCCCTCACACAGATTAAAAATGCGGAAGAATTACGCAGAAACACCTACTCCATTGCTGCCACTTGGCTTGCTTTTGGATTGGACATTGAAAAGACTGTTTTTTATCGTCAAAGCGATGTTCCCCAGGCCACTGAACTTTCTTGGTACTTAAGTTGTTTCTTTCCTTTTCAGAGATTAACATTAGCTCACGGGTTCAAAGATAAAGCGGACCGTCTTGATGATGTGAACGCAGGATTATTTACATACCCTATGTTGATGGCCGCAGATATTCTTTTATATGATGCCAATATTGTTCCGGTAGGAAAAGATCAGATGCAGCACTTAGAGATGACTAGGGATGTAGCTTCTCGTTTTCATAATCAAATGGGTGAAACCTTTGTCATTCCAGAAGTAAAGGTTCAAGAAAATACAATGTACATTCCTGGAACAGATGGTGAGAAAATGAGCAAGAGTAGAGGCAACCTCATCAACCTTTTTCAGACCGATAAAAAATTGAGAAAACAAATCATGGGCATACAGACAGATAGTACGCCAATGGAAGAACCAAAAGACCCAACTAACGATAACGTTTTTGCACTTTATAAAATACTGGCCGCTCAAGAACAGATTGAAGAAATGAGCGCCAATTACCTTGCTGGTAATTATGGCTATGGTCATGCCAAACAAGCACTTTACGAAGTCATTGTTAACAAATTTGGTGATGCTCGGGAGAAGTATGATTACTACATGAACAACACTAAAGAAATTGATGATGCCCTAGCAATAGGTGCTGAAAAAGCACATAAAGTTGCGGATGGTGTACTCCAAAGAGTACGCGCAAAACTGGGATATTAA